Proteins encoded together in one Candidatus Sulfotelmatobacter sp. window:
- a CDS encoding response regulator produces MKRSKDGQSVRYLIVDDSVFARKNLARMIETFGGQVAAEAGDGLTAISEFDRTHPDIVLMDITMPQMEGIEAAERIVQQHPEARIVMVSSVGYQENIVAALQRGARHFVQKPVKPEVLYEVIKYVLGEDGAVANAAGAGA; encoded by the coding sequence GTGAAACGAAGCAAAGACGGGCAGTCGGTCCGCTACTTGATCGTGGACGACTCCGTGTTTGCCCGCAAGAACCTGGCCCGCATGATCGAAACGTTCGGCGGGCAGGTGGCGGCTGAAGCCGGGGACGGCTTGACTGCCATCAGCGAGTTCGACCGCACCCATCCTGACATCGTGCTCATGGATATCACCATGCCGCAGATGGAAGGGATCGAGGCGGCCGAACGAATTGTTCAACAGCATCCGGAAGCTCGGATCGTCATGGTGTCGTCGGTCGGCTACCAGGAGAACATCGTCGCCGCGCTGCAACGGGGCGCACGCCACTTCGTGCAGAAGCCGGTAAAGCCGGAAGTGCTGTATGAAGTCATCAAGTATGTTCTGGGCGAAGACGGCGCGGTCGCCAACGCTGCGGGAGCGGGAGCCTAA
- a CDS encoding chemotaxis response regulator protein-glutamate methylesterase — protein sequence MKKNLVRVLVVDDSALMRKLIPQMLAADEFIEVVGTAMDGSFCLKKIEELKPNVITLDLDMPGMNGIDTLKEIMRRQPTPVIVVSAHSTEGATVTMKALGLGAFDFVTKPKDAQAHMAETARELIAKVKAAAECKIKPRMLSGSAPKVQKLPASAAAPTKVVAIGVSTGGPQALEYVLSQLPGDFPGVITVVQHMPEGFTDMFARRLDEVCPLRVKEAQSGDVLLPGRVLICPGSRHMKVKRLPMGDIVVLTDEARVNGHRPSADVLLRSVAEEFKTLAVGVLMTGMGDDGAEGLGVVKKEGGMTLAQSEESCVVYGMPKAAIERGYAIRVVGLEIMGSTLQSICGRGAGHVGSDAGSAGRAVRAGN from the coding sequence ATGAAGAAAAATCTGGTGCGCGTGCTGGTGGTCGACGATTCGGCGCTCATGCGCAAGCTGATCCCGCAGATGCTGGCGGCGGATGAATTCATCGAAGTAGTCGGTACGGCTATGGATGGCAGCTTCTGCCTGAAAAAAATCGAAGAATTGAAGCCTAACGTCATCACGCTGGATCTTGACATGCCCGGCATGAACGGCATCGATACTCTGAAAGAAATCATGCGGCGCCAGCCGACGCCGGTGATCGTGGTCAGCGCGCACAGCACGGAAGGCGCGACGGTCACCATGAAAGCGCTGGGCCTCGGAGCGTTCGACTTCGTGACCAAGCCGAAAGACGCCCAGGCTCACATGGCGGAGACGGCGCGGGAGTTAATTGCCAAGGTGAAGGCGGCGGCGGAGTGCAAGATCAAGCCTCGTATGCTCTCCGGCAGTGCACCCAAGGTGCAGAAACTTCCGGCTTCGGCCGCGGCTCCGACTAAGGTCGTTGCGATCGGCGTCTCCACCGGAGGGCCGCAGGCATTGGAGTACGTGTTATCGCAATTGCCGGGAGATTTTCCCGGAGTCATCACGGTGGTGCAGCACATGCCGGAGGGATTTACCGACATGTTCGCCCGCCGTCTCGACGAAGTTTGCCCATTGCGGGTGAAAGAAGCCCAATCCGGTGATGTTCTGCTGCCGGGGCGTGTGCTGATCTGTCCCGGAAGCCGCCACATGAAGGTGAAACGGCTGCCGATGGGAGACATCGTGGTGCTCACCGACGAGGCCAGGGTAAACGGGCATCGTCCCAGCGCGGATGTGCTGTTGCGAAGCGTTGCCGAAGAATTCAAAACCCTGGCGGTCGGCGTACTCATGACCGGCATGGGCGACGACGGCGCCGAGGGGCTGGGCGTGGTCAAGAAAGAAGGCGGGATGACCTTGGCCCAGAGCGAAGAATCGTGCGTGGTCTACGGCATGCCCAAAGCGGCAATCGAGCGCGGCTATGCTATCCGCGTCGTCGGTTTGGAGATCATGGGTTCGACGCTGCAATCGATTTGTGGACGAGGCGCCGGACATGTTGGGTCCGACGCGGGGTCCGCCGGCCGGGCCGTGAGGGCCGGAAACTGA
- a CDS encoding chemotaxis protein CheA produces MTNPPHDERGAELWELFFETSQELLQALNDEALKLEKKPGDEEIVRVIRRTVHTLKGDSAACGLRELSELAHQFEDALSLEGTAAQTAVAEIAFAAADVFAEMIAAYRTNAKLPSTRSISKRIEDLTAAPAPGKAKRTRKSAGRASKKTSASVELWTESEELAMKQAQANGQDVYHVVVKIDPHCAMPIAGRQLVHNAVGVMGPVLAIRPGIKSPAASKQVEFVVASVQTAEQIAAKCRIPTIACEVTIEVLLSAAEKSSTLNSPTLSTENSAEEIPAAVVAVPVVLPPAPSPSAEPSATPQEHILRVDAGRIDNVLNLVGELIIGKSMLQQALNEFSKRYPKELLRGKFADAMAFQARVLNDLQRSVMKIRMVPVEQLFRRFPRMVRDVSRQCSREVELDISGQDTDLDKGILDAIAEPLTHLVRNAISHGIEAPEERRQLGKKPEGTIRLNAYHHGNQVVVEVTDDGRGIDAQKIRAKAIELGMTTPEEAARLTEAEILDFIFRPGFSTAEQVTEVSGRGVGMDVVQSVLHRLKASISVETHLGQGTTFRLKLPLTLAIIKALLFWVERRLYAIPLNAVLEIARTFETEVHQVDNYEVLQLRNQVLPLLRLGRPVSEDRKAKLFVLVITVGERKYGLIVDLLEGEEELVIKALDDHTFQTDLVSGASILGDGRVVLILNLPAVVEHVARSRPTETGQSNSGLLLNHTDRMRLALTPTVGGQA; encoded by the coding sequence ATGACCAATCCCCCCCATGACGAGCGCGGCGCAGAACTCTGGGAGCTCTTCTTTGAGACTTCGCAGGAGTTGCTGCAAGCGCTCAACGACGAAGCGCTGAAGCTTGAGAAAAAGCCCGGCGACGAGGAGATCGTGCGCGTGATCCGCCGCACGGTCCACACCTTGAAAGGCGACTCGGCAGCCTGCGGGCTCCGCGAGTTGAGCGAACTGGCTCACCAATTCGAAGACGCTCTCTCGCTGGAGGGTACGGCCGCTCAAACGGCAGTAGCGGAAATCGCCTTCGCCGCCGCCGACGTGTTTGCTGAAATGATCGCAGCCTATCGCACCAACGCCAAGCTGCCCTCTACGCGCAGCATCAGCAAAAGGATTGAAGACCTGACTGCCGCGCCCGCACCTGGAAAAGCGAAACGGACAAGAAAGTCCGCAGGCAGGGCCTCCAAGAAAACATCGGCATCCGTTGAGCTCTGGACCGAGTCCGAAGAGCTGGCCATGAAACAGGCCCAGGCCAATGGCCAGGACGTATATCACGTCGTGGTGAAGATCGACCCCCACTGCGCCATGCCAATTGCAGGACGCCAATTGGTGCACAATGCCGTCGGCGTCATGGGCCCGGTGCTCGCGATACGGCCCGGCATCAAATCTCCGGCCGCTTCCAAGCAAGTCGAGTTTGTGGTCGCCAGCGTACAAACCGCCGAGCAGATTGCCGCCAAATGCAGGATTCCGACTATCGCGTGCGAAGTCACGATTGAGGTGCTCTTAAGCGCGGCGGAGAAGAGTTCCACGCTAAACTCGCCCACGCTCTCGACCGAAAACTCAGCCGAAGAGATTCCCGCAGCGGTGGTGGCCGTTCCGGTCGTCCTTCCGCCAGCGCCTTCCCCATCGGCCGAGCCGAGCGCAACGCCGCAAGAGCATATCCTGCGCGTGGACGCCGGACGCATCGATAACGTGCTCAACCTGGTCGGCGAGCTGATTATCGGCAAATCGATGTTGCAGCAGGCTCTGAACGAATTTTCCAAACGTTACCCGAAAGAGTTGCTGCGCGGAAAGTTCGCCGACGCGATGGCGTTTCAGGCCCGCGTGCTCAACGATCTCCAGCGCTCTGTGATGAAAATCCGCATGGTGCCCGTCGAGCAGTTGTTCCGCCGCTTTCCTCGCATGGTGCGCGACGTTTCGCGGCAATGCAGTCGCGAAGTGGAACTCGACATCAGCGGGCAGGACACCGATCTCGATAAAGGAATCCTCGACGCCATCGCCGAGCCCCTCACTCATCTGGTTCGCAACGCAATCAGCCACGGCATTGAAGCTCCCGAAGAGCGCCGCCAATTGGGCAAGAAGCCGGAAGGCACCATCCGGCTAAATGCCTATCATCACGGCAACCAAGTGGTGGTCGAGGTCACCGATGACGGCCGCGGCATCGACGCCCAGAAAATTCGCGCTAAAGCTATCGAACTAGGAATGACCACGCCCGAGGAGGCCGCACGGTTGACCGAGGCCGAAATCCTGGACTTCATTTTCCGGCCCGGCTTCAGCACCGCCGAGCAAGTCACCGAAGTCTCCGGCCGGGGCGTGGGCATGGACGTGGTGCAGAGCGTACTGCATCGCCTGAAAGCTTCCATCAGCGTGGAAACCCATCTCGGCCAGGGCACAACCTTTCGGCTGAAGCTGCCCCTGACTCTTGCCATCATCAAGGCCCTGCTGTTCTGGGTAGAGCGGCGCCTCTATGCCATTCCGCTGAACGCGGTGCTGGAAATCGCGCGAACTTTCGAAACCGAAGTACATCAGGTCGATAACTACGAGGTGCTTCAGCTCCGCAACCAGGTCCTGCCCTTGCTGCGGCTGGGCCGCCCTGTTTCAGAGGATCGCAAGGCCAAGCTTTTTGTGCTGGTAATTACTGTGGGAGAGAGGAAGTACGGATTGATTGTCGATTTGCTGGAAGGCGAGGAAGAGTTAGTAATCAAAGCTCTGGACGACCATACATTCCAGACCGACTTGGTTTCCGGTGCATCCATCCTGGGTGACGGACGCGTCGTCCTCATTCTGAACTTGCCCGCCGTCGTGGAGCATGTAGCCCGCTCCCGGCCTACGGAAACGGGGCAATCGAATTCGGGATTGTTGTTGAACCACACCGACCGCATGCGGCTGGCGCTGACTCCGACTGTCGGAGGTCAGGCATGA
- a CDS encoding protein-glutamate O-methyltransferase CheR: MSASGAAPAPLLTEAELKLLQALVYQECGMHFDERRTHFLQDRLLRRLKECKIDSFYSYYRMLTSAGGKDELAKLLENLTVNETSFFRHKAQLDLFQKTVLEEMFKHKSARREYSIRIWSAGCSTGQEAYTLAMLVTDALAYYYLRNPLPIDMPLPKPLVPPPWRVEVLASDIAYSVLRHGQEGSYSENQMSMVDYGYRLRYFDKVGDRYAIKKPLKEMVHFDFHNLKTEYLPQRNDVIFCRNVMMYFDEPEQKRLIEKFYRCLNAGGYLFVGHAESLLGLTKKFQMLHKDSGTAYQRIEIRD; the protein is encoded by the coding sequence ATGAGTGCATCCGGAGCGGCACCTGCTCCCTTATTGACGGAAGCGGAATTGAAGCTGTTGCAGGCGCTCGTCTACCAGGAGTGCGGCATGCACTTCGACGAGCGGCGCACGCACTTTCTCCAGGACCGGCTATTGCGCCGGCTGAAGGAGTGCAAGATCGACTCGTTCTATTCCTACTACCGGATGCTCACCAGCGCCGGGGGCAAGGACGAATTGGCCAAGCTGCTGGAAAACCTGACGGTCAACGAGACCAGCTTCTTCCGCCACAAGGCTCAACTGGATTTATTTCAGAAAACCGTGCTGGAAGAAATGTTCAAGCACAAGAGCGCGCGGCGCGAGTATTCGATCCGCATCTGGAGCGCGGGCTGCTCCACCGGCCAGGAAGCCTACACGCTGGCCATGCTCGTCACCGACGCGCTGGCCTACTACTACCTGCGCAACCCGCTGCCCATCGACATGCCGCTGCCCAAGCCTCTGGTGCCGCCGCCGTGGCGAGTGGAAGTGCTGGCCAGCGACATCGCGTACTCCGTACTACGGCACGGGCAGGAAGGCAGCTACAGCGAGAACCAGATGTCGATGGTCGACTATGGCTATCGCCTTCGTTACTTCGACAAAGTGGGTGATCGCTACGCCATCAAAAAGCCGCTCAAGGAGATGGTCCACTTCGATTTTCACAATCTGAAGACGGAGTACCTGCCCCAACGCAACGACGTAATTTTCTGCCGCAACGTGATGATGTACTTCGACGAGCCCGAACAGAAACGCCTGATCGAAAAGTTTTACCGCTGCCTGAACGCTGGCGGCTATCTCTTCGTGGGCCATGCGGAAAGCCTGCTGGGCCTGACCAAGAAGTTCCAGATGCTGCACAAAGACAGCGGTACCGCATACCAGCGCATCGAGATAAGAGACTGA
- a CDS encoding chemotaxis protein CheW has protein sequence MSRELHIVGFKVGRETYGVPIQSLHEIVRVPEITAVPDAPDYLEGVINLRGKIVSVMDLRKRFGEKQAALKRQNRILVVEHGGRLAGLIVDSASEVLKIPADAVEAPPAVFQDGGLNCVTGLAKVAGRLVILLEMSKLLAPESLQVKSEPAEKKTAAKAEARGAGAR, from the coding sequence ATGAGTCGTGAACTCCATATCGTGGGCTTCAAGGTCGGACGCGAGACTTATGGCGTGCCCATCCAGTCTCTGCATGAGATTGTGCGCGTGCCCGAAATTACCGCGGTGCCCGACGCGCCCGATTACCTCGAGGGCGTGATCAATCTGCGCGGCAAAATTGTTTCCGTCATGGACCTGCGCAAACGTTTCGGAGAAAAGCAGGCCGCGCTGAAACGGCAGAATCGCATTCTGGTGGTCGAGCACGGAGGCCGACTAGCCGGGCTGATCGTCGACTCCGCCTCAGAAGTTCTAAAGATTCCTGCGGACGCCGTGGAAGCGCCTCCGGCTGTTTTTCAGGATGGCGGCTTGAACTGTGTGACTGGATTAGCCAAAGTCGCGGGACGCCTGGTCATACTACTGGAGATGAGCAAACTCCTGGCTCCGGAGAGTCTGCAAGTCAAGAGCGAGCCTGCTGAAAAGAAGACTGCGGCCAAGGCCGAGGCACGGGGCGCGGGGGCGCGCTAG